In one Echinicola marina genomic region, the following are encoded:
- a CDS encoding 3'-5' exonuclease: protein MADFLSDIRDILFLDIETVSGTASLQELPDRLKEEWLKKSSFLETKEDMTSEKCYFEKAGIYAEFGKVACIGMGYFLYDPEQEQLQFRTKSIAEELEHDTLLNFREILEKKQWTLCAHNGKEFDFPYLCRRMLVNRIPLPDVLQMAGKKPWEIHHLDTLELWKFGDYKHYTRLELLATLFDIPSSKDDINGAEVNMYYYHHDDLSSIRKYCLKDVEVTARIYLAYQGLPSQMDIKIINLDENQKIN, encoded by the coding sequence ATGGCAGATTTTTTGAGTGATATTAGAGACATCCTTTTTTTGGACATAGAAACCGTGTCCGGAACAGCTTCCTTACAGGAACTTCCAGACAGACTAAAAGAAGAATGGCTGAAAAAATCTTCTTTTCTGGAAACAAAGGAAGATATGACTTCTGAAAAATGCTACTTCGAAAAAGCAGGGATTTATGCAGAATTTGGTAAAGTTGCCTGTATAGGCATGGGCTATTTCCTGTATGATCCTGAACAAGAACAACTTCAATTCAGAACCAAGTCCATTGCGGAGGAGCTTGAGCATGATACACTACTGAACTTTAGGGAAATCCTGGAAAAAAAGCAGTGGACCTTATGCGCTCACAATGGCAAGGAGTTTGACTTTCCTTACCTTTGCAGGAGAATGCTGGTGAACCGAATCCCCCTTCCTGATGTTCTTCAAATGGCCGGTAAAAAGCCTTGGGAGATACATCACCTGGACACCTTGGAACTTTGGAAATTCGGAGATTACAAACACTACACCCGCTTAGAACTATTAGCTACGCTATTTGACATACCAAGCTCTAAAGACGATATCAATGGAGCTGAAGTCAATATGTATTATTATCACCATGACGACCTGTCAAGTATCAGAAAATATTGCTTAAAAGATGTAGAGGTTACCGCAAGAATATATTTAGCATACCAAGGCTTACCAAGTCAAATGGATATAAAAATCATCAACTTGGATGAAAATCAGAAAATCAATTGA
- a CDS encoding glycosyltransferase family 2 protein — protein sequence MAQVLVITPVKNSIETTLETAKAIQSSTVTVEYKIFNDFSTAETKAELDKYAPEMGYKVLHLEEVTDTPSPNYKLVLQLAQKEAIEKGLPLLVVESDVTVEQDTIAKMLDFYQQNKAIGLIGAITVGNDKKVNFPYLKFKDVKDEVIATKRSLSFCCTLFTKEFLAAYDFMELDDTKDWYDTFISKKAIELGFKNYVLMTAPVLHQPHGSRPWKQLKYKNPLKYYFLKFWKGLDKI from the coding sequence ATGGCTCAAGTACTTGTTATCACTCCTGTCAAAAACTCCATTGAAACTACGCTGGAAACGGCCAAGGCCATTCAGTCTTCAACGGTTACTGTGGAATATAAGATTTTTAATGATTTCAGTACTGCTGAAACCAAGGCCGAGCTGGATAAATATGCTCCTGAAATGGGGTATAAGGTATTGCATTTGGAGGAGGTGACTGACACGCCATCGCCCAATTACAAGCTGGTACTTCAATTGGCCCAAAAAGAGGCCATAGAGAAAGGTTTGCCCCTGTTGGTAGTAGAGTCTGATGTTACTGTGGAACAGGATACAATAGCCAAAATGTTGGATTTTTACCAACAAAATAAAGCCATTGGACTTATTGGAGCAATTACCGTTGGTAATGATAAAAAGGTAAATTTTCCTTATTTAAAATTCAAAGATGTCAAGGATGAGGTGATAGCTACCAAAAGGAGTTTGAGTTTTTGCTGTACTTTGTTTACAAAAGAGTTTTTGGCCGCATATGATTTTATGGAGTTGGATGATACCAAAGATTGGTACGATACTTTTATTTCCAAAAAGGCGATAGAGCTGGGCTTTAAAAACTATGTTTTGATGACTGCTCCTGTATTACATCAACCACATGGAAGCCGACCTTGGAAGCAGCTCAAATACAAAAATCCCCTGAAATATTATTTCCTGAAATTCTGGAAGGGGCTGGATAAGATTTAA
- a CDS encoding glycosyltransferase domain-containing protein, with protein MSKKLLYTVVTNNYDNLKPVKKYKGFDFWVYTDDANLNVEGWETKLLPVSNDPIKQQRLIKINSFKYSEGYDLSIYVDANIELVQDPNNFVNEQFEKGMLTSIHPKRSSVREESKEILKKHKDTFESVQETIEFAKNLGFDDRIGLFETMIIIRDKSDQVQVLEKKWAEILAAYSHRDQISLPIACFLTGVKIHSIPRKTTFKYMKRNRGHNVSLKFKDGGVRYITVFSNFKNSLKKKVKFFFGKH; from the coding sequence ATGAGTAAAAAATTATTGTATACAGTCGTAACAAATAATTATGATAATCTTAAGCCTGTAAAAAAATACAAAGGTTTTGATTTTTGGGTATATACCGATGATGCGAATTTGAATGTTGAAGGATGGGAGACCAAGCTGTTGCCGGTATCCAATGATCCAATTAAGCAGCAGAGGTTGATTAAAATTAATAGTTTTAAGTATTCGGAAGGATATGATTTGTCTATTTATGTAGATGCCAATATTGAGCTTGTTCAAGATCCAAATAATTTTGTCAATGAGCAATTTGAAAAAGGAATGCTTACGAGTATTCATCCTAAAAGGTCTTCGGTAAGAGAAGAGAGCAAGGAGATTTTAAAGAAGCATAAGGATACTTTTGAAAGTGTTCAAGAGACCATAGAATTTGCGAAAAATTTAGGCTTTGATGATCGCATTGGACTTTTTGAAACGATGATCATAATAAGGGATAAATCGGATCAAGTTCAAGTTTTAGAAAAGAAGTGGGCAGAAATTCTAGCTGCATATTCTCATAGGGATCAAATTTCTTTGCCTATAGCGTGCTTTTTAACTGGTGTGAAAATCCACTCCATTCCAAGAAAAACAACTTTTAAGTATATGAAGAGGAATAGGGGGCATAATGTCTCTTTGAAGTTCAAGGATGGGGGAGTAAGGTATATTACAGTTTTTTCGAATTTCAAGAATAGTTTAAAAAAGAAAGTCAAGTTTTTTTTTGGTAAACATTAA
- a CDS encoding toxin-antitoxin system YwqK family antitoxin, protein MKKIILAIGFLAFAGITKAQSFDSLTTITPKDTSGVVVNELLPTNAPILLFDDTKRKEERKEEKKKRNKNVYFGEKTRKSFLRTEIKGQTQYQLFNYTLRNKEVDPYIRDVYWLDTDDKVIRTSGFDPNRGYLLHGPYEKRIDDQVVEKGMYYFGTKHGRWMSFNTKNILTNKSHYYEGWPKDSRVSYYNQQEQKLEKVIPIEYELKEGNFFHFYENGQLAVKGEYHYGEKVGLWTEFWNTQGGKTIRKREIQYQEEPFTKGFKPFIKSEWDQNGSLIFKNPRSL, encoded by the coding sequence ATGAAAAAGATAATATTGGCCATAGGGTTTTTAGCCTTTGCAGGAATCACCAAGGCGCAAAGCTTTGATTCACTTACTACCATTACTCCAAAGGACACTTCAGGAGTGGTGGTAAATGAGCTATTACCTACAAATGCCCCTATCTTGCTTTTTGATGATACCAAAAGAAAAGAAGAAAGGAAGGAAGAGAAAAAGAAAAGAAATAAAAACGTGTACTTTGGTGAAAAAACCAGAAAATCTTTCTTGAGAACGGAGATCAAAGGACAAACACAATATCAATTATTTAATTATACCCTCCGCAACAAGGAAGTAGATCCATATATCAGAGATGTATATTGGTTGGACACAGATGATAAAGTCATCCGGACTTCAGGTTTTGACCCAAACAGGGGATACTTACTGCACGGCCCCTATGAAAAACGAATTGATGACCAAGTGGTAGAAAAAGGCATGTATTATTTTGGCACGAAACATGGCCGATGGATGAGCTTTAACACCAAGAACATCCTCACCAATAAATCCCATTATTATGAAGGCTGGCCAAAAGACTCCAGGGTAAGCTACTATAACCAACAAGAACAGAAGCTGGAAAAAGTCATCCCCATCGAGTATGAGCTGAAAGAAGGTAACTTCTTTCATTTCTATGAAAATGGACAATTAGCCGTAAAGGGAGAATACCACTATGGTGAAAAAGTAGGACTTTGGACAGAATTCTGGAATACACAAGGAGGCAAAACCATCCGCAAAAGGGAAATCCAATACCAAGAAGAACCTTTTACCAAAGGTTTTAAACCTTTCATTAAATCTGAATGGGACCAAAATGGATCTCTAATTTTCAAAAACCCAAGAAGTCTGTAG
- the rnr gene encoding ribonuclease R — protein MSKRSKKHSRGKKQGSKQMNSAQLAERILNFLDNHYGEEYSSKQIIKKLAIRDAVTKGGVEPVLNKLVAGGSVSKNPRNHYSSTKEPDFIEGTVDYVNPRFAFIVPDNKGEHEEDILVKAGDMKNALDDDKVRVMVYPNKRHGQKREGKVLEIVKRAREEFVGKVEISPRFAFVVPDFKKMHHDIFIKKSDLNGAEHNQKVVVKMTEWREEDKNPTGIVTQVLGKAGDHEVEIHSIMAEFGLPFEYPEEVEAAAEAIPENISKSEIKLRKDFREVTTFTIDPVDAKDFDDAISYRPLENGNIELGVHIADVTHYVKPKTLLEKEAYDRATSVYLVDRTIPMLPERLSNGLCSLRPNEDKLTFSCVFEINQNGDILDQWIGRTIIHSDRRFAYEEAQENIDKQSGDFFEELTLLNNIAKKVRKRRFTHGAINFETVEVKFNLDEKGTPLGLIIKERKDIHKMIEEYMLLANKAVAEFIFKKNKGKDTFVYRTHDHPDLERLETFANFAKKFGHQLTIGDESNVSSTLNKLMKEIEGKPEQNLLEQLAIRSMAKARYTTEPKGHFGLAFMHYTHFTSPIRRYPDMMVHRLLQHYLDGGKSPDHEEWENKCIHSSEREKRASDAERASIKYKQVEFMSLAEDKAYGGIISGVTEWGIFVEITETKCEGMIRLQDLRDDYYEFDEKNMRLIGSKNKKMITLGDQVKVRVTNTDIDRRTIDLEFADDND, from the coding sequence ATGAGCAAAAGATCAAAAAAACATTCACGAGGAAAAAAGCAAGGAAGCAAGCAAATGAATTCTGCCCAATTGGCAGAACGTATCCTGAACTTTTTGGACAACCATTATGGAGAAGAATATTCCTCAAAGCAGATCATTAAGAAACTAGCCATCAGGGATGCCGTCACCAAAGGTGGCGTAGAGCCCGTGTTGAATAAATTAGTTGCAGGAGGTTCTGTTTCTAAGAACCCAAGGAATCACTACTCCTCCACAAAGGAACCCGATTTTATTGAAGGTACCGTGGATTATGTCAATCCCCGTTTTGCTTTCATCGTTCCTGACAATAAAGGGGAGCACGAAGAGGACATCTTAGTGAAAGCCGGAGACATGAAAAATGCCTTGGATGATGATAAGGTGAGGGTAATGGTTTACCCGAATAAACGCCATGGCCAAAAACGTGAGGGCAAAGTACTGGAAATCGTAAAAAGGGCGCGTGAAGAGTTTGTGGGAAAAGTGGAAATCTCTCCAAGATTTGCTTTTGTAGTGCCCGATTTCAAGAAGATGCACCATGATATCTTCATCAAGAAAAGTGACCTCAACGGTGCTGAGCACAACCAAAAGGTAGTGGTAAAAATGACTGAATGGAGGGAAGAAGACAAAAACCCAACAGGTATTGTCACACAAGTACTGGGAAAAGCGGGGGACCATGAAGTGGAAATCCACTCCATTATGGCTGAGTTTGGTCTTCCATTTGAATACCCCGAGGAAGTGGAAGCTGCAGCAGAAGCCATCCCTGAAAACATCTCCAAATCTGAGATCAAGCTTAGAAAGGACTTTAGGGAGGTAACCACCTTTACCATTGACCCAGTGGATGCCAAAGATTTTGATGATGCCATCTCCTACAGGCCTTTGGAAAATGGAAACATTGAGCTGGGAGTGCACATAGCAGACGTCACTCACTATGTAAAACCAAAGACACTTTTGGAAAAAGAAGCTTATGACAGGGCCACTTCTGTTTACTTGGTAGACAGGACCATCCCCATGCTACCTGAAAGACTGAGCAATGGACTTTGTTCCCTTAGACCAAATGAAGATAAACTGACCTTTTCCTGTGTTTTTGAAATCAACCAAAACGGTGATATTCTTGATCAATGGATTGGAAGAACCATTATTCATTCTGATAGGAGATTCGCCTATGAAGAAGCCCAGGAAAACATTGACAAACAGTCCGGAGATTTCTTTGAAGAGCTCACCCTTTTGAACAATATTGCCAAAAAGGTTAGAAAAAGGCGTTTTACCCATGGCGCTATAAACTTTGAGACAGTAGAAGTAAAATTCAACCTGGATGAGAAAGGAACTCCTCTGGGACTTATCATCAAAGAACGAAAGGACATCCACAAGATGATCGAGGAATACATGCTCCTGGCCAATAAGGCAGTAGCAGAATTTATTTTCAAAAAGAACAAAGGCAAAGACACCTTCGTTTACCGTACTCACGACCACCCTGATCTGGAGCGTTTGGAGACCTTCGCCAATTTTGCCAAAAAATTTGGTCATCAACTTACCATTGGAGATGAAAGCAATGTTTCTTCGACATTGAACAAGCTGATGAAGGAAATCGAAGGAAAGCCTGAACAAAACCTTTTAGAGCAATTGGCCATCAGAAGCATGGCAAAAGCCAGGTACACTACTGAACCCAAAGGCCACTTTGGATTGGCCTTTATGCATTATACCCATTTCACCTCCCCTATCAGGAGATATCCTGACATGATGGTACATCGCTTATTACAGCACTATCTGGATGGTGGAAAGTCACCAGACCATGAAGAATGGGAAAACAAATGTATCCATTCCTCTGAAAGGGAAAAAAGGGCTTCAGATGCCGAAAGGGCCTCTATTAAATACAAGCAAGTAGAGTTTATGTCCCTGGCCGAAGACAAAGCTTATGGGGGAATTATTTCAGGAGTCACAGAATGGGGTATCTTTGTGGAAATTACCGAGACCAAGTGTGAGGGCATGATTCGTCTGCAAGATTTGCGTGATGATTATTATGAATTTGATGAGAAGAACATGCGTCTTATCGGCTCAAAAAACAAAAAAATGATCACTTTGGGAGACCAAGTGAAGGTCCGTGTCACCAACACGGATATTGATAGAAGAACCATAGATTTGGAATTTGCAGATGACAACGATTAA
- a CDS encoding rhomboid family intramembrane serine protease, with product MELSATIFIIIITVLISYYAWKKPAFLSRSMFNPYLISQSKQFDRFLFSGFIHKDGIHLLFNMITFFYFGGLVEQYLTYRFGLMTGIMIFALFYLAAIAIADIPTYLKQKNNPHYQALGASGGTAAAVFASIVLVPMSDICIFGILCLPGFILGGIFLAYSYIKSKQDNDSINHDAHLYGALFGIAFILILSPSSAVHFIDQVKNYRLF from the coding sequence ATGGAATTGTCTGCCACTATATTCATCATCATAATAACTGTCTTGATTTCTTATTACGCATGGAAAAAACCTGCTTTTCTTAGTAGAAGCATGTTCAATCCTTACCTAATAAGTCAAAGTAAGCAATTTGACCGTTTCCTTTTCTCAGGATTTATCCATAAAGATGGCATCCACCTATTATTCAATATGATCACCTTCTTTTATTTTGGAGGTCTGGTGGAACAATACCTGACTTATAGATTTGGCCTTATGACTGGTATCATGATTTTTGCGTTATTCTACTTGGCTGCCATTGCTATAGCTGATATTCCTACCTACCTGAAACAGAAAAACAATCCCCATTATCAAGCTTTAGGCGCTTCGGGCGGAACTGCAGCGGCAGTTTTTGCCAGTATCGTGCTTGTGCCCATGTCAGACATTTGCATTTTTGGCATCTTATGCTTACCAGGCTTTATCCTAGGCGGTATATTCTTGGCCTATTCTTATATTAAAAGCAAACAGGATAATGACAGCATTAACCATGATGCCCACCTTTATGGGGCCTTGTTTGGTATTGCCTTTATCCTCATTCTATCCCCCAGCAGTGCTGTGCATTTTATAGACCAAGTCAAAAACTACCGATTGTTTTAG
- a CDS encoding FkbM family methyltransferase codes for MFKSKIKPLFKKYWKSFRFYLSSSNNPLFIGFYKYFYNPKNGSLSDFLDLYSRSKINDFFVIQIGANDGITHDPIHKFIKRDRWAGVLLEPQPDVYRDFLTKIYQKDAKIHPLCAAIGYEDGEQNLYKIGFCNMRWATGLASFNYENVREKFTEGVVEKRCNKLGIEIPEDPDKQIVAEKVSVISPETLIRKYDISKIDLLQIDAEGFDLEVIKIFDISKTKPNAIIFENENLPENDLNFCFDLLHQNGYKTQNFGRDTLALKEPLGKFDKFFNKN; via the coding sequence ATGTTTAAATCCAAAATTAAGCCTTTATTTAAAAAATATTGGAAATCATTTCGATTTTATCTTAGTTCTTCAAACAACCCTTTATTTATTGGGTTCTATAAATATTTTTACAACCCCAAAAACGGTAGTTTATCTGATTTTCTTGATTTGTATTCCAGATCAAAAATCAACGATTTTTTTGTCATACAAATAGGTGCAAATGATGGCATTACCCATGACCCAATTCATAAATTCATTAAAAGAGACCGTTGGGCAGGTGTTTTATTAGAACCTCAACCGGATGTTTACAGAGATTTTTTAACAAAAATATATCAAAAAGACGCCAAAATACACCCACTTTGTGCTGCTATTGGGTATGAAGATGGTGAGCAGAACTTATATAAAATTGGATTTTGCAACATGAGATGGGCAACAGGATTGGCCTCTTTCAATTATGAAAATGTGAGAGAAAAATTCACTGAAGGAGTCGTTGAAAAAAGGTGTAATAAGCTGGGAATTGAAATCCCTGAAGATCCTGATAAGCAAATTGTAGCAGAAAAAGTTTCTGTAATTTCTCCTGAGACACTTATTCGAAAGTATGATATATCAAAAATTGACCTCCTACAAATTGACGCTGAAGGGTTCGATCTTGAAGTAATTAAAATTTTTGATATTTCTAAAACAAAACCAAATGCAATTATTTTTGAAAACGAAAATCTGCCAGAAAATGATTTAAATTTCTGCTTCGACCTATTACATCAAAACGGCTATAAAACCCAAAACTTTGGTAGAGATACTTTAGCCCTAAAAGAACCATTAGGGAAATTTGACAAATTCTTTAACAAAAATTAA
- a CDS encoding YraN family protein: protein MAQHNDTGREAEKLAADFLVSKGYTVKERNYRHKYAEIDLIMEYGGLLIFVEVKFRSGTGYGYAEEFVDYRKRQLILRAADHYIYEIDWKQDIRFDIVGVYRDKEGVFRYKLFEDAFY, encoded by the coding sequence ATGGCACAGCATAATGACACAGGTAGGGAAGCTGAAAAGTTGGCGGCTGATTTTTTGGTATCCAAAGGCTATACGGTCAAAGAACGTAATTACCGGCACAAGTACGCTGAAATAGATTTAATCATGGAATATGGGGGCTTACTTATTTTTGTAGAGGTGAAATTCCGAAGTGGCACTGGCTATGGTTATGCAGAGGAATTTGTGGATTATCGTAAGCGGCAATTGATCTTAAGGGCGGCAGATCATTATATCTATGAAATTGATTGGAAGCAGGACATCCGTTTTGACATTGTAGGGGTGTACCGAGATAAGGAGGGTGTTTTTCGATATAAGCTGTTTGAGGATGCATTTTATTGA
- a CDS encoding pyridoxal phosphate-dependent aminotransferase has product MSSILSDRINNMEESATLAMAKKARELKGQGIDIISLSLGEPDFKTPQHVQDAAKAAIDEGKYFSYPPVAGYQDLREAIAKKLQVENKITEAKAENIVLSTGAKHSIANIFMCLLNEGDEVVIFSPYWVSYAEIIKLAGGVPVLIEGTLENNFKATAAQLEEAITDKTKAVIYSSPCNPTGSVFSKEELEAIAEVVKKHDDVYVIADEIYELINFTGQHASMAALDGMYDRTITVNGFSKGYAMTGWRVGYICAPLFIAKACEKIQGQFTSGGTGIAQRAALAAITGDQTPSKEMEKAYHDRRALVLELLRDIPGIKTHVPEGAFYFFPDVTAFFGKSVGDQKIENADDFCLYILNEAHVSLVTGAAFGAPNCVRLSYAASEAELKEALKRIKEAVAKLS; this is encoded by the coding sequence ATGAGCAGTATCTTATCAGACCGTATTAACAATATGGAAGAGTCAGCTACGCTGGCAATGGCCAAAAAAGCCCGTGAGCTTAAAGGTCAAGGAATTGACATCATCAGTTTGAGCTTGGGAGAGCCTGATTTTAAAACGCCACAGCATGTTCAGGATGCTGCTAAGGCCGCTATCGATGAGGGGAAATACTTTTCATATCCTCCCGTAGCAGGGTATCAGGACTTAAGGGAAGCTATTGCCAAAAAGCTGCAAGTTGAGAATAAAATCACAGAAGCGAAGGCAGAGAATATTGTGCTTTCAACTGGTGCCAAGCATTCCATTGCCAATATATTTATGTGTTTGTTGAATGAAGGTGATGAGGTCGTGATTTTCTCTCCATACTGGGTAAGTTATGCTGAAATCATCAAGTTGGCCGGGGGTGTGCCTGTGCTGATTGAAGGTACGCTAGAAAATAACTTCAAAGCTACTGCAGCACAGTTGGAGGAAGCTATTACAGATAAAACGAAAGCAGTTATCTATTCTTCTCCTTGTAATCCTACAGGTTCTGTATTCAGTAAGGAAGAATTGGAGGCCATTGCAGAGGTAGTGAAGAAGCATGATGATGTTTATGTGATTGCTGATGAAATTTACGAATTGATTAACTTCACTGGTCAGCATGCCAGTATGGCAGCCCTTGATGGTATGTATGATAGAACCATTACTGTAAACGGATTCTCTAAAGGTTATGCGATGACCGGATGGAGAGTAGGGTATATCTGTGCTCCTCTTTTCATTGCCAAGGCATGTGAGAAAATCCAAGGTCAGTTTACTTCAGGTGGTACTGGTATCGCTCAGCGAGCTGCTTTGGCGGCAATCACGGGTGATCAGACACCATCTAAGGAAATGGAAAAGGCATATCATGACAGAAGAGCCCTTGTATTGGAATTGTTAAGAGATATACCGGGAATCAAGACGCATGTGCCTGAAGGTGCATTCTATTTCTTCCCTGATGTCACTGCTTTCTTCGGAAAATCAGTGGGGGATCAAAAGATTGAAAATGCAGATGATTTCTGCTTGTACATCCTGAATGAAGCCCACGTATCTTTGGTTACTGGTGCTGCTTTTGGAGCGCCAAATTGTGTGAGACTTTCTTATGCTGCCTCTGAGGCCGAATTGAAGGAGGCTTTGAAGCGGATCAAAGAAGCTGTAGCTAAATTAAGCTAA
- a CDS encoding polyprenyl synthetase family protein, with product MTTIKTDLTKEILVKLEEHLQAFSYGASPKELYEPITYIMGLGGKRIRPLLALLAYSLYKEDYENALTPAMAVEVFHNFTLMHDDIMDEAPIRRGKTTVHEKWNTNTAILSGDVMLVKAYEILADVPADKLGECLRLFNKTAREVCEGQQRDMNFETMDEVAEAAYLEMIRQKTAVLLGFALQFGAILAGASKEDGQHLYDFGVNIGIGFQLKDDLLDVYADKAKFGKQVGGDIIANKKTFLLIKAKELAQGDDKKRLDEWLSKTVFEKEQKVKEVTALYDKLGIKAIAETKMTSYFDLGFAQLDDLNISNKEMLAALKGLTQDLIDREQ from the coding sequence ATGACAACGATTAAAACCGATTTGACTAAAGAGATACTGGTAAAACTGGAAGAACATTTACAGGCTTTTTCCTATGGAGCCTCCCCTAAAGAGCTTTATGAACCTATCACCTATATTATGGGCTTAGGGGGAAAACGTATCAGACCTTTATTGGCTTTACTTGCTTATTCCCTATATAAAGAAGACTATGAAAATGCCTTAACTCCTGCCATGGCGGTGGAAGTATTTCACAACTTCACCTTAATGCACGATGACATCATGGACGAAGCCCCTATTAGAAGAGGCAAGACCACTGTTCATGAAAAATGGAACACCAATACCGCCATTCTTTCAGGTGATGTCATGCTGGTAAAAGCCTATGAAATCTTAGCGGATGTACCTGCAGATAAGTTGGGAGAATGTCTTAGGCTGTTCAACAAAACCGCTAGAGAAGTTTGTGAAGGTCAGCAGCGAGACATGAACTTTGAAACCATGGATGAAGTGGCCGAAGCAGCATACCTTGAAATGATCCGTCAAAAAACCGCGGTACTTTTGGGCTTTGCTTTACAATTTGGAGCCATACTGGCCGGTGCGTCCAAAGAAGACGGCCAGCACCTCTATGATTTTGGTGTGAATATTGGCATTGGATTCCAACTCAAGGACGACTTGCTGGACGTCTATGCGGACAAAGCTAAATTTGGTAAGCAAGTGGGAGGAGATATCATTGCCAATAAGAAAACCTTCCTTTTGATCAAAGCCAAAGAATTGGCTCAGGGAGACGATAAAAAGCGGCTGGACGAATGGCTTTCTAAAACAGTTTTTGAAAAAGAACAAAAGGTAAAAGAAGTAACTGCACTCTATGACAAATTGGGAATCAAAGCTATAGCCGAGACTAAAATGACCTCCTATTTTGACCTAGGCTTCGCCCAATTAGATGATCTTAATATTTCAAATAAGGAAATGTTGGCGGCCTTAAAAGGCCTTACCCAAGACCTTATAGATCGGGAACAATAA
- the lipB gene encoding lipoyl(octanoyl) transferase LipB: MNQIINKKVKFIDLGQKDYKETWDYQEELFADTVALKIQNRKNGPGQQQVTPNYLLFVEHPHVYTLGKSGELSHLLLDEQALADKKATFYKINRGGDITYHGPGQLVGYPLLDLDNFFTDIHKYLRYLEEAIILTLADYGISAGRIEGLTGVWLDHERQENPRKICALGVKSSRWVTMHGFAFNVNADLSYFNNIVPCGISDKAVTSMHLELGKAVDEAEVKEKVKNHIAELFEMEWEN; encoded by the coding sequence GTGAATCAAATTATCAATAAAAAAGTAAAATTTATAGACCTGGGCCAAAAAGATTATAAAGAAACCTGGGATTATCAGGAGGAACTTTTTGCGGATACAGTGGCCTTAAAAATCCAAAACCGTAAAAATGGCCCTGGACAGCAGCAGGTCACTCCCAACTACCTCCTATTTGTAGAGCACCCTCATGTGTACACCTTAGGGAAAAGCGGTGAGCTTTCTCATTTGCTATTGGATGAACAGGCACTGGCTGATAAAAAGGCTACCTTTTACAAAATCAACAGGGGGGGAGACATCACTTATCACGGCCCTGGACAGTTGGTGGGTTACCCTCTACTAGATTTGGACAATTTCTTTACAGATATTCATAAATACCTTCGATATTTAGAAGAAGCCATTATTTTGACCCTTGCCGATTATGGCATCTCCGCTGGAAGGATAGAAGGTTTAACCGGTGTATGGCTCGATCATGAAAGACAGGAAAACCCAAGAAAAATATGTGCTTTGGGCGTAAAATCCAGCCGCTGGGTTACCATGCATGGTTTTGCCTTTAATGTAAATGCAGATCTGTCCTACTTTAACAATATTGTCCCATGCGGCATCTCTGACAAGGCCGTAACTTCCATGCACCTGGAACTGGGAAAAGCCGTGGATGAAGCCGAGGTGAAGGAAAAAGTAAAAAATCACATTGCAGAACTTTTTGAAATGGAATGGGAAAATTGA